In Longimicrobium sp., the genomic window AAACAGATTGGCATCACACAGAGGACACGGAGGACACGGAGAGAACTTCAATCTCTCCGCTGTTCCTCTGTGTTCTCTGTGCCCTCTGTGTGAGACCTTTTCAGGGCTGATACCCGAACGATTCCCTGCGAAATGGTATCATGGATCAAAAGTCGACCGATCCGCTGCGGCGAGCGCGATCTTTCCTTTTGCGCGCGGGCTCTCGTGGCGCCCGTTGCGCGCAGCGCGAAGTCCCTCCCCTGAAGTTCGGGGGAGGGACAGGCGCGCCAGGCGCCAGGGCGGGGCTCCCCGCCGCCGCGCCGATGCCGGTCGAAGCGGGGTGGTTCTCTGCTGACTCCGCTGACTCCGCGTGAGAAATTCCGTGCCTTCTCTCCTTGCCGTGGCTGCCGCACGCGCGATAAGTTGCCCGGCTTTCGGGGCCGCCGGAGTTGGCTCCGGGAACACCGAACCAGGGAGATGCGCGTGAAGAGCATCGTGTGCGTAAAGCGCGTCCCGGACACCGAGACGCGCATTCGCATTGCGGGGGACGGCGCCTCGATCGACCCGTCGGGGGTGAAGTTCGTGCTGAACCCGTACGACGAGTTCGCCGTGGAGGCGGCGCTGAAGCACAAGGAGGCCGCGGGCGCGGGCGAGGTGACGGTGATCAGCGCGGGCGACGCCGCGAGCGCCGAGACGCTGCGCACCGCGCTGGCCATGGGCGCCGACGCGGCGGTACTGGTGAAGACGGAGAAGCCGCTGGAGGGGCTGGCGGTCGCGAAGGCGCTGGCCGAGGAGATCCGGGGGCGCGAGTACGACCTGGTGCTCTTCGGGATGAAGGCGGTGGACGACGACCTGCAGGCGGTGGGGCTGATGGTGGCCGAGCTGCTGGGGATCCCAGCGGCGTCGAACGTCACCGAGTTCTCGGTCGAGAACGGCAGGGCCACGGCGCACCGCGAGATCGAGGGCGGCGCCGAGGTGGTGGAGCTCAGGCTCCCCTGCGCGCTCACGCTCACCAAGGGCGCCTACGAGCCGCGCTACGCGTCGCTGAAGGGGATCATGGCGGCCAAGAAGAAGCCGCTGGAGGAGAAGCCCGCAGCGGCCGACGCGGCGCCGCCCTCCTTCACGCTCTCGTACCCGCCCGAGCGCCAGGCCGGCCGCATCGTGGGCCAGGGCCCGGACGCGGTGCCGGAGCTGCTGCGGTTGCTGAGGGAAGAGGCGAAGGTGATTTAGTCCTTAGTGCTTAGTGTTTTAGTGCTTAGTCCTAAGTGCTGAGTGCTAAGTGCCAAGTGCTGAGCGCGGTACAGCGGACGCCCACTAAGACACTAAGGACTAAGCACTAAGGACTAAAGCACTTAGGACTTAGCACTCAGGACTTGGTTCAATCCGAATCCCACGCGAGGACTCGAACATATGCCAGGCATTTTCGCGTTCGCGGAGACGCGCGACGGCGAGCTGCGCAAGGTGAGCTACGAGGTGGTGACCGGCGCGCGCAAATTGGCCGACGCGCTGGGCACCGAGGTGCACGCGGTGCTGCTGGGCGCTCCCGGCGCCGGGAGCGCCGCGGGCGAGCTGGCCAGGTACGGCGCCGACAGGGTGTTCGTGGGCGAGAGCGGGGCCTTCGACCGGTACTCGCCCGAGGGCTTCACCACCGTGATCGCCGGCTTCATCAAGGAGCAGGGCTGCGACGCGGCGCTCTTCCCGCCCTCGGCCATGGGGCGCGACCTGGCGCCGCGGGTGGCCGCGCGGCTGGGCGTCGACTCGGTGAGCATCGTCACCGGGATCGAGGTGGAGGGCGGCAGCGTCGTGGTCACGCGGCCGC contains:
- a CDS encoding electron transfer flavoprotein subunit beta/FixA family protein, with amino-acid sequence MKSIVCVKRVPDTETRIRIAGDGASIDPSGVKFVLNPYDEFAVEAALKHKEAAGAGEVTVISAGDAASAETLRTALAMGADAAVLVKTEKPLEGLAVAKALAEEIRGREYDLVLFGMKAVDDDLQAVGLMVAELLGIPAASNVTEFSVENGRATAHREIEGGAEVVELRLPCALTLTKGAYEPRYASLKGIMAAKKKPLEEKPAAADAAPPSFTLSYPPERQAGRIVGQGPDAVPELLRLLREEAKVI